One Shewanella sp. MR-4 DNA window includes the following coding sequences:
- a CDS encoding 3-hydroxybutyrate dehydrogenase — protein sequence MRPAIPVFKAWIKGCDWILKHRETSNMAVEHSGLKGKVGLITGSTSGIGLATAHVLAEQGCHLILHGLMPEAEGQRLAAEFAEQYHIHTFFSNADLRDPESIHAFMDAGVKALGSIDILVNNAGIQHTENVAHFPIDKWNDIIAINLSSAFHTIQQAVPAMAEKRWGRIINIASVHGLVASVNKAAYCAAKHGIVGLTKVVAIECAEQGITVNAICPGWVDTPLINKQIEAIASNKGLSYDEAKYQLVTAKQPLPEMLDPRQIGEFVLFLCSSAARGITGASLAMDGAWTAQ from the coding sequence ATGCGCCCCGCCATCCCTGTGTTCAAGGCATGGATAAAGGGCTGTGACTGGATTTTAAAGCATCGGGAGACAAGCAATATGGCGGTTGAACACTCAGGGTTAAAGGGCAAGGTGGGGCTGATCACCGGCTCCACCAGTGGAATTGGTTTAGCGACGGCTCATGTGCTGGCGGAGCAAGGTTGTCATCTTATTCTGCACGGCTTAATGCCCGAAGCTGAGGGGCAACGCTTGGCGGCGGAGTTTGCCGAGCAATATCACATTCATACTTTCTTCAGTAACGCCGATCTGCGGGATCCAGAGAGCATTCATGCCTTTATGGACGCAGGTGTTAAGGCTCTGGGCAGTATTGATATTTTGGTGAATAACGCCGGTATTCAACACACTGAAAATGTTGCTCATTTCCCGATTGATAAATGGAACGACATTATCGCCATTAACCTGTCCTCGGCCTTTCATACCATTCAACAAGCCGTGCCTGCGATGGCCGAAAAGCGTTGGGGCCGCATTATCAATATCGCCTCTGTGCATGGTTTAGTGGCCTCGGTCAATAAGGCGGCCTATTGTGCGGCTAAACACGGGATTGTCGGCCTAACCAAAGTCGTGGCCATCGAGTGCGCCGAGCAGGGGATTACCGTCAATGCGATTTGCCCTGGCTGGGTGGATACACCGCTGATCAACAAGCAGATTGAGGCCATCGCCAGCAATAAGGGCTTAAGTTACGACGAGGCTAAGTATCAACTCGTCACGGCAAAACAACCCCTGCCAGAGATGCTCGACCCGCGTCAGATTGGTGAATTTGTATTGTTTTTATGTAGCAGTGCGGCGCGGGGTATTACCGGCGCATCGCTGGCCATGGACGGTGCCTGGACCGCGCAATAG
- a CDS encoding CoA transferase subunit A has translation MSGLNKVVTSYSDALAGLEDGMTVIAGGFGLCGIPENLIKEIKHKGTKNLTVVSNNCGTTEYGLGILLLDKQIKKMIASYVGENANFEAQMMSGELEVELTPQGTLAEKMRAAGAGIPAFYTATGYGTDVAIGKEVKEFNGRHYILEESITGDFAIVKAWKADTFGNLVFRKTARNFNPLAATAGKITVVEVEEIVEPGQLDPDEIHTPGIYVDRLIQGSFEKRIEQLTTRPSSK, from the coding sequence ATGTCTGGATTGAATAAGGTGGTTACCAGCTACAGCGATGCGTTAGCGGGACTCGAAGATGGGATGACGGTGATTGCGGGCGGCTTTGGCCTTTGCGGTATTCCTGAAAATCTAATCAAAGAAATCAAACACAAGGGCACCAAAAACCTGACCGTCGTCTCCAATAACTGCGGCACTACGGAATACGGACTTGGGATCTTATTGCTCGATAAACAGATCAAAAAAATGATCGCCTCCTATGTGGGCGAAAATGCCAACTTTGAAGCGCAGATGATGTCTGGCGAACTGGAAGTCGAACTCACGCCGCAGGGTACGCTAGCGGAAAAAATGCGTGCGGCGGGCGCGGGCATTCCAGCTTTTTATACCGCAACCGGCTATGGCACTGACGTAGCAATCGGTAAAGAAGTCAAAGAATTCAATGGTCGCCATTACATTCTTGAAGAATCTATTACAGGCGACTTTGCCATAGTCAAAGCCTGGAAGGCCGACACCTTCGGCAATTTAGTCTTTCGCAAAACTGCCCGTAACTTCAATCCCCTTGCCGCCACCGCGGGCAAGATAACCGTGGTGGAGGTGGAGGAAATTGTCGAACCGGGTCAATTAGATCCCGATGAAATCCATACGCCCGGCATCTATGTCGATAGGCTTATCCAAGGCAGCTTCGAGAAACGTATCGAGCAACTGACTACCCGCCCCTCCAGCAAATAG
- a CDS encoding 3-oxoacid CoA-transferase subunit B: protein MALSREQLAQRVAQELKDGYYVNLGIGIPTLVANYIPEGIEVMLQSENGLLGMGPFPTMEEVDADLINAGKQTVTMARGAAIFDSAESFAMIRGGHVDLTVLGAFEVDTQGNIASYMIPGKLIKGMGGAMDLVAGADNIIVTMTHASKHGESKLLTECTLPLTGKGCIKKVLTDLAFIEIKEGKFHLLERAPGVSVEEIIKLTAGELVVPEHVPEMMFN from the coding sequence ATGGCACTTTCAAGAGAACAACTCGCCCAGCGCGTCGCCCAAGAACTCAAAGATGGCTATTACGTGAATCTTGGCATTGGTATCCCCACACTGGTGGCTAACTATATTCCCGAAGGCATTGAAGTGATGCTGCAATCCGAAAACGGTCTGTTAGGGATGGGGCCTTTTCCGACGATGGAAGAGGTCGATGCCGACTTAATCAATGCTGGCAAGCAAACAGTGACTATGGCAAGGGGCGCCGCCATCTTCGACTCGGCCGAGTCCTTTGCCATGATCCGCGGCGGCCATGTGGATCTCACCGTATTAGGCGCCTTTGAGGTCGATACTCAGGGCAATATCGCCTCCTATATGATCCCGGGCAAATTAATTAAGGGCATGGGCGGCGCCATGGATCTTGTCGCCGGCGCCGACAATATTATTGTGACCATGACCCACGCCTCAAAGCACGGTGAATCCAAATTATTAACCGAGTGCACCCTGCCGCTAACGGGCAAGGGCTGCATCAAAAAAGTACTGACAGACTTGGCCTTTATCGAAATAAAAGAAGGCAAATTTCATCTACTTGAACGCGCGCCCGGTGTGAGTGTCGAGGAGATTATTAAGCTCACCGCTGGCGAATTGGTGGTACCTGAGCATGTCCCCGAAATGATGTTTAACTAA
- a CDS encoding type II secretion system protein has product MQKQTGFTLIELVVVIIILGILAVTAAPKFINLQSDARESTLQGMKGALQGANSLVYSKAVIAGLEKAKAQIVTLEPGVIVIADYGYMTSNTSVGIVAEDLKDILDVSLQELSDDTTSVSSEDWGIRIINGTSFKLVPKGKTADSTASNACYLVYEAATATTLPQYSTVDSGC; this is encoded by the coding sequence ATGCAAAAACAAACTGGATTTACCCTGATAGAGTTGGTCGTTGTGATCATTATTCTTGGGATCTTAGCTGTTACGGCTGCACCAAAGTTTATAAATCTACAATCCGATGCGAGGGAATCGACACTTCAAGGGATGAAGGGAGCATTGCAAGGAGCAAATTCATTAGTGTATTCAAAAGCAGTAATAGCGGGGCTCGAAAAGGCTAAAGCCCAGATCGTGACATTGGAGCCTGGGGTTATTGTCATCGCCGATTATGGTTACATGACGAGCAATACTTCTGTTGGAATTGTTGCAGAAGACTTAAAGGACATATTAGATGTGAGCTTGCAGGAGTTAAGTGATGATACCACTTCAGTGTCCTCTGAAGATTGGGGGATCCGCATTATTAACGGGACGAGTTTTAAACTGGTTCCAAAGGGAAAAACTGCAGATAGCACGGCATCTAATGCTTGTTATTTAGTCTATGAGGCTGCAACTGCAACCACTTTACCTCAGTATTCGACAGTGGATAGCGGTTGTTAA
- a CDS encoding CPBP family intramembrane glutamic endopeptidase has protein sequence MILTGKQEQSMRAMTDFPFYNGKPISLTAGQWALLILGAILGFISLVSPYPFGAYPGRDWVSTILFPGIPLCMFYLIVGEHWRLIFDKLDLKAVGWMFLVALLNIVVTLVIGKMVIDTVGATANPVFEMLRHQDIGETLQFFLRTIPQLFGEEIITVFPFLALMWLLHTHFGVQRKTAIIIAWIGSAILFGMVHLPTYQWNWVQCLIVIGTARIILLLAYLKTKNILVSTGAHIINDWTLFSVALLLK, from the coding sequence ATGATATTAACTGGCAAGCAAGAGCAAAGTATGAGAGCGATGACTGACTTCCCATTTTATAATGGCAAGCCGATAAGCTTAACCGCTGGTCAGTGGGCGCTGTTAATCTTAGGGGCGATACTAGGCTTTATTAGCTTGGTATCTCCTTACCCTTTTGGAGCATATCCAGGACGAGATTGGGTAAGTACCATTCTCTTTCCTGGTATTCCGCTCTGTATGTTTTACCTTATTGTTGGTGAGCATTGGCGATTAATTTTTGACAAGCTTGACTTAAAAGCGGTTGGGTGGATGTTTTTGGTTGCCCTTCTCAACATAGTGGTCACTTTAGTCATCGGTAAGATGGTAATAGACACTGTGGGCGCAACCGCTAATCCTGTGTTTGAAATGCTCCGTCATCAGGATATAGGGGAAACACTGCAATTCTTTTTACGCACTATTCCGCAACTCTTCGGTGAAGAGATTATCACTGTCTTTCCATTTTTAGCCTTAATGTGGTTGCTCCACACTCATTTTGGCGTCCAACGCAAAACCGCCATTATTATCGCTTGGATAGGTTCAGCAATATTGTTTGGCATGGTGCATCTACCCACGTATCAATGGAATTGGGTTCAATGCCTGATTGTGATCGGTACAGCGAGAATCATACTGTTACTCGCCTACTTGAAAACAAAAAATATCCTTGTCTCTACAGGCGCACACATCATCAACGATTGGACCCTATTCAGTGTGGCACTATTACTAAAGTAG
- the metE gene encoding 5-methyltetrahydropteroyltriglutamate--homocysteine S-methyltransferase, whose translation MQLNSLGFPRIGRRRELKFALEKYWRGESTQAELHEVAKELRRTHWQWQVAAGIEQVPVGDFAFYDQVLTLSATLNAIPDRHRGEGAIDLDTLFRVARGRAPTGTDAPASEMTKYFNTNYHYLVPELKQDQVFSIAYEQFFDEVAEAQALGYQAKPVLLGPVSYLYLAKTVGQDFDKLSLLPNLLKAYADILARFAAQGVTWVQLEEPVLALELAADWQAAISEAYQALKTAQVKILLTSYYGSISHHQALVSALPVAGLHLDLVTAPEQLALFANALRPDQILSAGVVNGRNVWAAEVDLIVERIGSVARDLGARLWIGTSCSLLHSPVDLEVETTLTPTLRQQLAFAKQKLLELANVRQLLLAPESVAAKEIVNTCVARREAKAQAADAKVIARVAALIPADYERVSEFTERQAVQQRKYRLPLLPTTTIGSFPQTPAIRGLRSRWRKGELSDAQYTEQLQQVTRDTIDRQLKLGIDVLVHGEAERNDMVEYFGEQLEGVGFTKNGWVQSYGSRCVKPPLIYGDVSRPKAMTVEWAEFAQSLTDKPVKGMLTGPVTILHWSFAREDISRDTIATQLALAIRDEVVDLQNAGIGIIQIDEPAFREGLPLKQSEWQAYLDWAVNAFKLSAAGVVDETQIHTHMCYSEFNDTIAAIAAMDADVITIETSRSRMELLNAFEDFEYPNEIGPGVYDIHSPNTPSVEAMVHLIEKAAQKVPVRQLWVNPDCGLKTRTWDEVEPALKNMVDATRELRRRLG comes from the coding sequence ATGCAATTAAACAGTCTTGGTTTTCCCCGTATCGGGCGTCGTCGTGAACTGAAATTTGCCCTCGAAAAATACTGGCGTGGTGAGAGCACTCAAGCCGAGCTGCATGAGGTGGCCAAGGAGTTACGTCGTACCCATTGGCAATGGCAAGTCGCCGCTGGGATCGAGCAAGTGCCAGTGGGTGATTTTGCCTTTTACGATCAAGTGTTAACCCTGAGTGCGACCCTAAACGCCATTCCAGATCGTCACCGTGGCGAGGGCGCTATCGATCTTGATACCTTATTCCGCGTTGCCCGTGGCCGTGCGCCAACTGGCACCGATGCGCCAGCCTCGGAAATGACTAAGTATTTCAACACTAACTATCACTACTTAGTGCCAGAACTTAAGCAAGACCAAGTGTTCTCTATCGCCTATGAGCAGTTTTTTGATGAAGTCGCCGAGGCGCAGGCGCTGGGTTATCAAGCCAAGCCCGTGCTGTTAGGCCCTGTGAGTTACTTGTATCTGGCAAAAACCGTGGGTCAGGATTTCGATAAACTCAGCCTATTGCCCAATCTGTTAAAGGCCTATGCCGACATACTTGCGCGTTTTGCCGCGCAGGGCGTGACTTGGGTACAGCTTGAGGAGCCGGTTCTGGCTCTCGAATTAGCCGCCGATTGGCAAGCTGCGATTAGCGAAGCTTATCAAGCGCTTAAAACGGCTCAAGTGAAGATTTTACTCACCAGCTACTATGGCAGCATCAGTCATCATCAGGCGCTGGTTTCCGCGCTGCCGGTGGCGGGTCTGCACCTCGATTTAGTAACAGCCCCTGAACAATTGGCCTTGTTTGCCAATGCCTTAAGACCAGATCAAATTCTGTCGGCGGGTGTAGTTAATGGCCGTAACGTGTGGGCAGCAGAGGTTGACCTGATTGTCGAGCGTATCGGTAGTGTTGCCCGAGACTTAGGAGCGCGCCTATGGATTGGCACCTCCTGTTCACTGCTTCACAGCCCTGTAGATTTAGAGGTGGAGACGACGCTCACGCCGACGCTACGTCAGCAGCTCGCATTTGCTAAGCAAAAGCTGTTGGAGCTGGCTAATGTGCGCCAATTGCTGCTGGCGCCTGAGTCTGTCGCGGCCAAAGAGATAGTTAACACCTGTGTGGCACGCCGTGAGGCTAAGGCTCAGGCGGCGGATGCTAAAGTGATCGCCCGTGTCGCTGCGCTGATCCCAGCCGACTATGAACGTGTGAGCGAATTTACTGAGCGCCAAGCGGTGCAGCAGCGTAAGTATCGTTTGCCATTACTGCCAACGACCACTATTGGCTCATTCCCACAAACGCCTGCTATCCGTGGCTTACGTAGCCGTTGGCGCAAAGGGGAGCTAAGCGATGCTCAATATACCGAGCAGTTGCAGCAAGTGACCCGCGATACCATAGACCGTCAGCTCAAACTCGGTATCGATGTACTAGTTCATGGTGAGGCCGAGCGTAATGACATGGTGGAATACTTCGGCGAGCAGCTTGAAGGCGTGGGCTTTACCAAAAATGGTTGGGTGCAGAGTTATGGTTCTCGCTGCGTTAAGCCGCCGTTGATTTATGGTGATGTGAGCCGCCCTAAGGCTATGACGGTTGAGTGGGCCGAATTCGCCCAAAGCCTGACGGACAAACCCGTCAAAGGCATGCTAACTGGCCCTGTGACGATTCTACATTGGTCGTTTGCCCGTGAAGATATCAGCCGCGATACCATTGCTACCCAATTGGCGCTGGCGATTCGTGATGAAGTGGTGGATTTACAAAATGCAGGCATTGGCATTATCCAAATTGATGAGCCAGCTTTCCGCGAAGGTCTGCCATTAAAGCAAAGCGAGTGGCAAGCTTACTTAGATTGGGCGGTGAATGCTTTTAAACTGAGTGCGGCGGGGGTTGTGGATGAAACCCAAATCCACACCCATATGTGCTACAGCGAGTTTAACGACACGATTGCGGCCATTGCCGCCATGGATGCGGATGTTATCACCATCGAGACCTCGCGTTCACGCATGGAACTGCTCAACGCCTTTGAAGATTTTGAATATCCAAATGAAATTGGCCCAGGCGTTTACGATATCCACTCGCCAAATACCCCAAGTGTTGAGGCCATGGTGCACCTTATCGAAAAAGCGGCGCAAAAAGTGCCTGTGCGCCAACTGTGGGTTAACCCCGATTGCGGCCTTAAGACCCGCACTTGGGATGAGGTAGAACCCGCACTGAAGAACATGGTCGATGCGACCCGCGAACTGCGTCGCCGCCTCGGCTAA
- a CDS encoding LysR family transcriptional regulator has translation MIELRHLRTLMALKESGSLAGAAKKRFVTQSALSHQIKELEQRINSPIFVRKSKPLSFTQEGARLLHLAEEILPKVLETETDLKNGLETETNQLRVGIECHSCFRWLMPVMEQFRQDHPQAELDLSSRHLFDSLNALEMGELDIVLTSDPVPGHSLAYQHLFDFEVKLVVAKDHPLAKEAYVTPKQLARLPIISYPVPLARLDIYRHFLEPAGVEAGEQKTCDLTMMLLQRIACKDGIAALPNWSINEGHGLSLASVKLGQEGLKRPLFGAYRRHSANSALVQNWLQLVASEGLARQQKSN, from the coding sequence ATGATCGAACTAAGACATCTGCGAACCTTAATGGCACTGAAGGAAAGTGGCAGCTTGGCGGGCGCAGCCAAAAAACGTTTTGTCACTCAATCGGCTCTCTCCCATCAAATTAAGGAGTTAGAGCAACGAATTAATTCGCCCATTTTTGTGCGTAAAAGCAAACCCCTCTCCTTTACTCAAGAAGGCGCACGGCTACTGCACCTCGCCGAAGAGATCCTGCCTAAGGTGTTAGAAACGGAAACGGATCTGAAAAATGGCCTAGAGACAGAGACCAATCAGCTCAGAGTGGGGATTGAATGCCACAGCTGTTTTCGCTGGTTAATGCCAGTGATGGAGCAATTTAGGCAAGATCATCCGCAGGCCGAGTTAGATCTATCGAGCCGTCATCTATTCGATTCGCTCAATGCCTTAGAGATGGGCGAACTCGATATAGTACTGACCTCAGATCCCGTACCGGGACACTCGCTCGCCTATCAGCATTTGTTTGATTTTGAAGTGAAGTTAGTGGTTGCCAAGGATCATCCCTTAGCGAAAGAAGCCTATGTTACGCCTAAGCAATTGGCCCGCTTACCCATTATCAGCTACCCAGTGCCACTGGCGCGTTTAGATATTTATCGCCACTTTTTAGAACCCGCAGGCGTTGAAGCCGGCGAGCAAAAGACCTGCGATTTGACCATGATGTTACTTCAACGCATCGCCTGTAAGGACGGTATCGCCGCCCTGCCCAACTGGTCAATCAATGAGGGACATGGTTTGAGTTTAGCTTCAGTCAAACTCGGCCAAGAAGGCTTAAAGCGACCACTATTTGGGGCCTATCGCCGCCACAGCGCGAACTCGGCCTTAGTGCAAAACTGGCTGCAACTGGTGGCAAGCGAAGGCTTAGCGCGTCAGCAAAAATCCAATTAG
- a CDS encoding HDOD domain-containing protein translates to MTDLEQQVFTQVRAIIANEEQVIGRRGILIPLKKAILAEGDIRNVIDIISSDPALAAHMLMRSNSAQASGVVNPKSRSLKDALIRLGQVNIYRYAFTFYLKERLDELPQPYKKLVQGYWKLTENIATDAVDSLVDMPDVDVDPDEVQTLALFSVFGQIIALTAFAYLNASSEQSFPLSVIKSLIDNQQQTLTIEAFEALDLDQDLRQEFMIAHNLRQTRNQNSPGLILRRVLSMRGMLLNPL, encoded by the coding sequence ATGACAGATCTTGAGCAACAGGTTTTTACTCAAGTGAGAGCCATCATAGCGAATGAAGAGCAAGTGATCGGTCGCCGTGGGATCTTAATTCCACTCAAAAAAGCGATCCTAGCCGAAGGCGACATTCGTAATGTGATCGATATTATTTCGAGCGATCCCGCATTAGCTGCCCACATGTTGATGCGCAGTAATTCGGCGCAGGCTTCAGGTGTAGTAAATCCTAAATCTCGCTCCTTAAAAGACGCCCTAATCCGTTTAGGCCAGGTCAATATTTATCGTTATGCCTTCACCTTCTATTTGAAAGAACGCCTCGATGAATTGCCCCAACCCTATAAGAAGTTGGTACAAGGTTATTGGAAACTCACGGAAAATATCGCTACCGATGCGGTCGACAGCCTAGTCGATATGCCGGATGTCGATGTTGACCCCGATGAAGTACAAACCTTGGCGCTGTTTAGTGTATTCGGGCAAATCATTGCCTTAACCGCCTTTGCTTACTTAAATGCCAGCTCTGAGCAATCTTTCCCGTTAAGCGTGATTAAGTCATTGATTGATAATCAGCAGCAGACCTTAACCATCGAAGCCTTTGAGGCTTTAGATCTCGATCAGGATCTGCGCCAAGAGTTTATGATCGCCCACAATCTGCGCCAGACCCGTAATCAAAATTCTCCAGGGTTAATCCTGCGCCGTGTGCTCTCGATGCGCGGTATGTTACTCAACCCGCTCTAA
- a CDS encoding TonB-dependent receptor: protein MGTHPTKIALLIGSLCSFSVIAPAVAADDASVAKVDEHIVVIGRSDKTPLNIAANVNVIDAAAIEQSGATSLTEVLRGQSGIQLSDNNIGTSFAMRGFSASTAVNNTLILLDGRRLNNIDIAAPSLNAIPLNLIERVEILSGSAGVLYGDQAVGGVINIVTKSPENTGGSVQLSGGSFNTYEGRGDVSGAINKDWHYFLTGSYNQGDNYRKHNANETGSILGRIQYKTATDSFFVETSYYDDDRENPGSLTVDQFKDDPRQSFNSSEYVHEMTTAARSGYQHQLNQNWALAADLDYSDTLVTSLNWGAGSQNTRSLLMFSPKALANYSTRQGELNLVTGLDISRGKAEFDSMARSNVQEMQSAYLQATVPLSHTLSYVVGGRYARVTDDLVDGNVYPNGIDLDEDATAFEFGLNYRPSAEHRFYLRGDENFRFAKVDEQAYTPKDVYGLKPQTGRSYEAGWDWTVASQSLRVSLYRLDLEDEIVFDPSAEKPVGGSFQGANVNADASRRYGASADWDWQVTQALTLGLEYNYIDAEFTDGVNDGKQLSWVAEHTGRGYVSMDFAEHFQVFAEAIYTGDRFIEGDNGNEGDKLSSYVLGNLALNYTRDAWLASLRIDNLFDKEYVSSGYYGGIWGDSYYSGRGRDIRFTLGYRF from the coding sequence ATGGGAACACATCCAACAAAAATCGCGCTGCTGATCGGCAGCCTTTGCAGTTTTTCTGTTATCGCCCCCGCCGTGGCGGCCGATGATGCCAGCGTTGCCAAAGTCGATGAGCATATCGTCGTGATTGGCCGTTCAGACAAGACCCCCTTAAATATTGCCGCCAATGTGAATGTGATTGATGCCGCTGCGATTGAGCAGAGTGGCGCAACCAGCTTGACCGAAGTGTTACGTGGTCAAAGTGGTATTCAGCTGTCCGACAATAACATTGGTACTAGCTTCGCGATGCGCGGCTTTAGCGCCAGCACCGCCGTTAACAACACCTTGATTTTGCTCGATGGTCGTCGCTTAAATAACATCGATATCGCCGCCCCTAGCCTGAATGCCATTCCACTCAATTTAATTGAGCGTGTCGAAATTTTATCGGGCAGTGCGGGCGTGCTCTATGGTGACCAAGCGGTAGGCGGGGTGATCAACATTGTGACTAAGTCACCTGAGAATACGGGCGGCAGCGTGCAATTATCCGGCGGCAGCTTTAATACCTATGAAGGTCGCGGCGATGTGTCGGGCGCCATCAATAAAGATTGGCACTATTTCCTGACCGGTAGCTACAACCAAGGCGATAACTATCGCAAGCACAATGCCAATGAAACGGGTTCTATCCTTGGCCGTATTCAATATAAAACCGCCACAGATTCTTTCTTCGTTGAAACTAGCTATTACGATGATGATCGCGAAAATCCTGGCTCGTTGACGGTGGATCAGTTCAAGGACGATCCACGCCAATCTTTCAATAGTAGCGAATATGTTCATGAGATGACGACTGCTGCGCGCAGCGGTTATCAGCATCAGCTAAACCAAAACTGGGCGTTAGCGGCGGATCTGGATTACAGCGATACCTTAGTGACCTCATTAAACTGGGGCGCGGGTAGCCAAAATACTCGCTCGCTGCTGATGTTTAGCCCTAAAGCACTCGCTAATTACAGCACCCGTCAAGGTGAGCTAAACCTAGTCACTGGTTTGGATATCAGCCGCGGTAAGGCCGAGTTTGACTCTATGGCGCGCAGCAACGTGCAGGAAATGCAAAGTGCTTACCTGCAAGCCACTGTGCCATTAAGCCACACCTTAAGCTATGTGGTGGGTGGCCGTTATGCGCGGGTGACCGACGATCTGGTCGATGGCAATGTGTATCCAAACGGCATCGATTTAGATGAAGATGCGACCGCATTCGAGTTCGGTTTAAATTACCGTCCGAGCGCCGAGCACAGATTCTATCTGCGTGGCGATGAAAACTTCCGCTTTGCTAAGGTCGATGAGCAAGCCTACACCCCGAAAGATGTGTATGGCTTAAAGCCGCAGACAGGCCGTTCCTATGAGGCAGGTTGGGATTGGACTGTGGCGAGCCAAAGCCTACGCGTCAGCCTATATCGCCTCGATTTAGAAGATGAAATCGTCTTCGATCCGAGTGCTGAAAAACCAGTTGGTGGCAGTTTCCAAGGCGCCAACGTCAATGCCGATGCTTCACGCCGCTATGGCGCGAGTGCCGATTGGGATTGGCAGGTCACTCAAGCCCTCACCTTAGGCTTGGAATATAACTATATCGATGCCGAATTTACCGACGGGGTGAATGATGGCAAGCAATTGTCTTGGGTGGCTGAACATACGGGACGCGGTTATGTCAGCATGGATTTTGCCGAGCATTTCCAAGTATTTGCCGAGGCGATTTACACGGGCGATCGTTTTATTGAAGGCGATAACGGCAACGAAGGCGATAAATTATCTAGCTATGTCTTAGGTAATCTAGCCCTTAACTATACCCGTGATGCTTGGTTAGCGAGCCTGCGTATCGATAACCTGTTTGATAAAGAGTATGTTAGCTCGGGTTACTACGGTGGCATTTGGGGTGATAGCTATTACTCAGGCCGAGGCCGTGATATTCGCTTTACCTTAGGCTATCGTTTCTAA